From a single Okeanomitos corallinicola TIOX110 genomic region:
- a CDS encoding nucleotidyltransferase domain-containing protein, with protein MRRIEVEQRTILIGLAGSHGYGLNRPDSDYDYRGVFIASKRYYLGFDSIEQKDTGWDEPGIFPFIDGNQDTVIYELRKILHLLAGANPNVLELLWLPTYPILTNVGQHLINHRNIFLSKKVKHTYSGYAFAQIKKMETHRKWLLNPPNKKPVPSDFGIEEEPALSKDELNAFLEYLYLLIRGKIEFLEESEELYKLLTADIDFKGVLKQYTLDDETLDYTQKLTNSRKDFIRLLQKSQGYQIAVREWKAYQSWLKNRNPVRAEMERKSGYDLKHGMHCIRLLRSGLEILQTGEVIVDRRIAGDVDDLKAILRGDYTYEQLMKMAEDLVKQMDDFYEKSTLNSQPDLERINNLCIELVEMQGWE; from the coding sequence ATGAGAAGAATCGAAGTTGAACAAAGAACTATTTTGATTGGTTTAGCAGGTAGCCACGGTTATGGTTTAAATCGTCCTGATTCTGATTATGATTACCGTGGTGTATTTATTGCCTCTAAACGTTATTATTTAGGATTTGATAGCATTGAACAAAAAGATACAGGTTGGGATGAACCAGGTATTTTCCCATTCATAGATGGGAATCAAGATACAGTTATTTATGAATTAAGGAAGATATTGCATTTATTAGCAGGTGCAAATCCTAATGTTTTAGAATTACTCTGGTTGCCCACATATCCTATTTTAACAAATGTAGGACAACATTTAATTAACCACAGAAATATATTTTTAAGTAAGAAAGTAAAACATACCTATTCTGGTTATGCTTTTGCTCAAATCAAAAAAATGGAAACCCATCGCAAATGGTTATTAAACCCACCTAATAAAAAACCCGTCCCTTCAGATTTTGGCATAGAAGAAGAACCAGCATTAAGTAAAGATGAACTGAATGCTTTTTTAGAATATCTTTATTTGTTAATTCGAGGAAAAATAGAGTTTTTAGAAGAATCAGAGGAATTATATAAATTACTGACAGCGGATATTGATTTTAAGGGTGTTTTAAAACAATATACATTAGATGATGAGACTTTAGACTATACCCAAAAATTAACTAATAGCCGGAAAGACTTTATCCGCTTATTGCAAAAAAGTCAAGGTTATCAAATTGCTGTAAGAGAATGGAAAGCTTATCAGTCTTGGTTAAAAAATAGAAACCCAGTCAGAGCGGAAATGGAAAGAAAATCAGGTTATGATTTGAAACACGGAATGCACTGTATTAGACTACTGCGTAGTGGTTTAGAAATACTACAAACAGGAGAAGTGATTGTAGATAGAAGAATTGCTGGTGATGTGGATGATTTAAAAGCTATTCTTAGGGGTGATTACACCTATGAACAGTTAATGAAAATGGCTGAAGACTTAGTTAAACAAATGGATGATTTTTATGAAAAATCTACATTAAACTCTCAGCCTGATTTGGAACGAATTAATAATCTCTGTATAGAATTGGTAGAAATGCAAGGTTGGGAATAA
- a CDS encoding dynamin family protein — protein sequence MELDKLTRFKEYGEFILRKIDSVPQRPSQQEDWVPTSLDDCLMGLREAAQKTMELAASPVKIGVMGEFSSGKSLLLGSLIGYADALPVSENPTTGNVTAIHIKPQDGFVTTQIDNYTVEYLSHEGVNECLHFMLAEANRRAVSAGLPSLQVAKIKTGKDISNWCEEAWNSSNNLELRYLLRELVLFLRAYQAYGEALCGKHYHIDAATAKEGLQLIELPMAIQSLKFEDLPPAHIRLPSAPQILQTQLLQNSFHLIRRVDIQVKISREIWDLAGADEFVLLDFPGLGAANSGARDTFLSLRELAQVQTILVLLNGKSPGSDRANRIFTMMQQQRPGQDLKDLILVGVGRFDQLPLDSEGGERVLDFLIEDHPNSQPLQTEAIFQKLKVLQTIIDGADAFTNQKDRIVLLSPLLGLAELSKRSTTVKAGSEQFLANLDYPDYLERSKKLQEKWGKLSEKLLTHEPKNPLGRQLGYFAQDGGVSKLRELIQNHVSTHGLKQLYEDTRRAADVIHQQQELLKDIIAEIHEQGIPAADSPAFIELRLAIESLDKTYRNFQKELGKEPLKDRRGVVVSDVIKDELTYRILNWHQWTLLFNKAQNGTITLAESKGAAGKLFDRGNRINNSIPTKSDDFYPEFEKTVQELEDFARDRIRQAVVDLLNKLAHQLVLEREKLQEILNSKTEELIEDKFGVEAADLFYKLLLGCDPNQWKEAIIVEINHQDKSISPDIMFPLARRDEKHNIGQIFDWSPERNQNPSRAANHQLFVLRLRDEIMASASLHLVQYVSEVNQQVNAELEGILDQIIPSLQNLSKQEELLRYIAAGDSTPELAIPTWLEILADIASIKESDIYEYF from the coding sequence ATGGAACTAGACAAACTAACCAGGTTTAAAGAGTACGGTGAGTTTATCCTCCGCAAAATTGACTCTGTACCCCAACGTCCCTCCCAACAAGAAGATTGGGTTCCAACTAGCCTGGATGACTGTCTCATGGGCTTGCGAGAGGCTGCACAAAAGACAATGGAACTGGCCGCTTCACCTGTGAAAATTGGTGTGATGGGTGAATTTAGTAGCGGTAAAAGTTTACTTTTAGGTAGTTTAATTGGCTATGCAGATGCTTTACCGGTGAGTGAAAATCCCACAACCGGAAATGTCACCGCTATTCATATTAAACCACAAGATGGTTTTGTTACAACTCAAATAGATAATTACACTGTTGAATATTTATCCCATGAAGGGGTAAATGAGTGTTTACATTTCATGTTAGCAGAGGCAAACCGTCGCGCTGTGTCCGCAGGTTTACCATCTTTGCAAGTTGCTAAAATCAAAACTGGTAAGGATATTTCTAACTGGTGTGAGGAAGCTTGGAACAGTTCAAATAATCTAGAATTACGCTATCTTTTACGGGAGTTAGTCTTATTTTTACGGGCTTATCAAGCCTATGGTGAGGCTTTATGTGGTAAGCATTATCACATTGATGCAGCTACCGCTAAGGAAGGTTTACAACTGATTGAATTACCAATGGCGATTCAATCTTTGAAATTTGAAGATTTACCACCTGCACATATTCGTTTACCTAGTGCGCCGCAAATTCTCCAAACTCAATTATTACAAAACAGTTTTCATCTAATTCGTCGTGTTGATATTCAGGTAAAAATATCCAGGGAAATTTGGGATTTAGCTGGTGCTGATGAATTTGTATTATTAGATTTTCCTGGTTTGGGTGCGGCTAATTCTGGTGCAAGGGATACGTTTTTATCATTGCGAGAATTGGCACAGGTACAGACAATTTTAGTTTTATTAAATGGTAAATCACCGGGGAGCGATCGCGCTAACAGAATATTTACCATGATGCAGCAACAACGTCCAGGACAGGATTTAAAAGATTTAATTCTGGTCGGTGTGGGAAGATTTGATCAATTACCTTTAGATAGTGAAGGTGGGGAAAGAGTTCTAGATTTTTTAATTGAAGATCATCCTAATTCTCAACCTTTACAAACTGAGGCAATTTTTCAGAAGTTAAAAGTTCTGCAAACTATTATTGATGGTGCAGATGCTTTTACAAATCAAAAAGACAGAATTGTTTTATTATCACCCTTGTTAGGTTTAGCGGAATTATCTAAACGTTCCACAACTGTGAAAGCTGGTTCAGAACAATTTTTAGCTAATTTAGATTATCCTGATTATCTGGAACGTTCCAAAAAATTACAAGAAAAATGGGGTAAATTAAGCGAGAAATTATTAACACATGAACCGAAAAATCCTTTAGGTAGACAGTTAGGTTATTTTGCCCAAGATGGGGGAGTTAGTAAACTCAGAGAATTGATTCAAAATCATGTTTCTACCCATGGTTTAAAACAATTATATGAAGATACCCGTAGGGCGGCTGATGTCATTCATCAACAGCAGGAACTGTTAAAAGATATCATCGCTGAAATCCATGAACAAGGCATACCCGCAGCCGATAGTCCAGCATTTATTGAGTTACGTTTGGCAATTGAAAGTTTAGATAAAACCTACAGAAACTTTCAGAAAGAATTAGGTAAAGAACCTCTGAAAGATAGACGAGGAGTGGTAGTTAGTGATGTTATCAAAGATGAATTAACGTATAGAATTCTCAATTGGCATCAATGGACTTTATTATTTAATAAGGCTCAAAATGGGACAATTACCTTAGCTGAATCTAAAGGTGCGGCTGGTAAATTATTTGATCGAGGAAATAGGATCAATAATTCAATTCCGACCAAGAGTGATGATTTTTATCCAGAGTTTGAAAAAACAGTTCAAGAATTAGAAGATTTTGCCCGCGATCGCATTCGTCAAGCTGTGGTAGATTTATTGAATAAATTGGCCCATCAATTAGTTTTAGAACGGGAAAAACTCCAGGAAATTCTCAATTCTAAAACAGAAGAATTAATTGAAGATAAATTTGGAGTTGAAGCCGCCGATTTATTTTATAAACTCCTCTTAGGATGTGACCCAAATCAATGGAAAGAAGCGATTATTGTGGAAATTAATCATCAAGATAAATCCATCTCTCCAGACATCATGTTTCCCCTAGCCAGAAGGGATGAAAAACACAATATTGGGCAAATATTTGATTGGTCTCCTGAGAGAAATCAAAACCCATCTCGTGCTGCAAATCATCAACTTTTTGTATTACGACTACGTGATGAAATTATGGCTAGTGCTAGTTTACATCTCGTTCAATATGTCAGTGAAGTTAATCAACAAGTAAACGCAGAATTAGAAGGAATTTTAGATCAAATAATTCCTAGTTTGCAAAACCTATCTAAACAAGAAGAACTTCTCAGATATATTGCTGCTGGAGATTCCACCCCAGAATTAGCAATTCCTACTTGGTTAGAAATTCTTGCTGATATTGCTTCAATTAAGGAAAGCGATATTTATGAGTATTTTTAA
- the cruF gene encoding gamma-carotene 1'-hydroxylase CruF, with translation MRQLVIFERVYLIGHIVSMVFGLVGILLIIPNAELILSLSEVGQTAMQWSMAGGGVAYMILGALAVFLYAKRTLGLGRALCFFIPAVSISLTSELLGTSTGFPFGGYSYLSGLGYKIAGLVPFTIPLSWFYVGFVSYLLARVGLEVDQKPSLLRHVGAIALGALLLTSWDFVLDPAMSQTSLPFWYWHQPGAFFGMPYQNFAGWMGTGSVFMTAAALLWRNNPIKLERSQLNIPLIVYLANFGFATVMSLAAGFSIPIVLGVLLGVAPAVALWLRSPSFSTAVAVEATTKEVPVTSVNVAFK, from the coding sequence ATGAGACAACTGGTAATTTTTGAGCGTGTATACCTGATTGGTCATATCGTGTCTATGGTATTTGGACTGGTAGGGATATTACTGATTATTCCTAATGCCGAGTTAATTTTGAGTTTATCCGAAGTTGGTCAGACTGCTATGCAGTGGAGTATGGCAGGTGGCGGTGTGGCCTATATGATTTTGGGTGCATTGGCTGTTTTCCTCTATGCTAAACGGACTTTGGGCTTAGGAAGGGCTTTGTGCTTTTTCATTCCTGCTGTATCAATTTCTTTGACTAGCGAATTATTGGGGACTAGCACAGGTTTTCCCTTTGGCGGTTACAGCTATTTAAGTGGTTTGGGTTATAAAATTGCAGGTTTAGTACCATTTACAATTCCCTTGTCCTGGTTTTATGTAGGATTTGTTTCCTACCTGTTAGCACGTGTAGGTTTAGAAGTTGATCAGAAGCCTAGTTTATTACGTCATGTAGGGGCGATCGCCTTGGGTGCATTACTACTCACTTCTTGGGATTTTGTCCTTGATCCAGCAATGAGTCAAACTTCTCTCCCCTTCTGGTATTGGCATCAACCAGGTGCTTTCTTTGGAATGCCTTATCAAAACTTTGCTGGTTGGATGGGTACTGGTTCTGTGTTTATGACAGCAGCAGCATTGTTATGGAGAAACAATCCCATCAAATTAGAGCGATCGCAACTTAACATTCCTTTGATAGTCTATTTGGCTAACTTTGGTTTTGCGACAGTTATGAGTTTAGCTGCTGGTTTCTCTATCCCAATTGTTTTAGGGGTATTGCTGGGTGTTGCACCTGCTGTGGCGCTGTGGCTGAGATCACCTAGTTTTTCTACTGCTGTAGCTGTTGAAGCAACAACAAAAGAAGTTCCTGTTACCAGCGTTAACGTTGCTTTCAAGTAA
- the rpmA gene encoding 50S ribosomal protein L27, which yields MAHKKGTGSTRNGRDSNAQRLGVKRFGGQAVISGNILVRQRGTKFHPGNNVGIGSDDTLFALIDGIVTFERKGKTRKKVSVYPAVTEAVAG from the coding sequence ATGGCTCATAAGAAAGGAACGGGTAGTACACGTAACGGACGCGACTCTAATGCTCAACGTCTAGGAGTAAAGCGTTTTGGTGGTCAAGCTGTCATTTCTGGTAATATTCTTGTTCGTCAGCGTGGGACTAAATTCCACCCTGGTAACAACGTTGGTATTGGCAGTGATGATACTTTATTTGCCTTAATTGATGGCATTGTTACTTTTGAAAGAAAGGGCAAAACCCGCAAGAAAGTTAGCGTCTATCCAGCCGTTACAGAAGCTGTAGCAGGTTAG
- a CDS encoding proton extrusion protein PcxA, which translates to MKGSFLNRSTKLISQKLTQNWHSFNNWFVNTPERAILEAYQAAKAIQHIENEQFNGQKISPEFASYSENVMAFWQGNLNRNIAIIKVRLAEFQLGIKFVNTSDSNVIEKLNFIDEIIAKYNTEYEVFSETESNYEQQFNNNSELDDKEPPMTQKTGVFPRSIGRTFNRIAQDFAPKAEEDFVKKYRTSRNRTRRAIKFLLLLIILPLLTQHFSKELLIKPVFKNFIYDDTRIFVNSEMEEKALNELHDFEKKLQFKSLLKKAPELSPENIEVQVKNKAIEIAEEFRYKSSSVISNLFADIISLVAFAMVIVFSKKDIVFLQSLLDKVVYGLSDSAKAFIIILVTDVFVGFHSPHGWEILLEGLANHLGLPASRNAIFLFIATFPVILNTIFKYWIFRYLSRLSPSALATLKEMDE; encoded by the coding sequence ATGAAAGGATCATTTTTAAACCGCAGTACAAAATTAATTAGTCAAAAACTAACCCAAAACTGGCACTCATTTAATAACTGGTTTGTAAATACTCCAGAACGAGCGATTTTAGAAGCATACCAAGCTGCTAAAGCTATTCAACATATTGAAAATGAGCAGTTTAATGGTCAAAAAATTTCTCCTGAATTTGCGAGTTACAGTGAAAATGTCATGGCGTTTTGGCAAGGAAATCTTAACAGAAATATAGCTATTATTAAAGTGAGATTAGCAGAATTTCAGTTAGGAATTAAATTTGTGAATACATCAGATTCTAATGTTATAGAGAAGCTCAATTTTATTGATGAAATCATAGCTAAATATAACACAGAATATGAGGTATTTTCAGAAACAGAATCTAATTATGAACAACAATTTAATAATAATTCAGAATTAGATGACAAAGAACCACCAATGACTCAAAAAACTGGTGTGTTTCCGCGTTCAATTGGGAGAACATTTAATAGAATTGCTCAGGACTTTGCACCAAAAGCAGAAGAAGACTTTGTGAAAAAGTATAGAACTTCTAGAAATAGGACAAGACGAGCAATTAAATTTTTATTGTTGTTAATAATTTTACCATTATTAACCCAACATTTTTCTAAAGAATTATTAATTAAGCCTGTTTTTAAAAACTTTATTTATGATGATACACGAATTTTTGTTAATTCGGAAATGGAGGAAAAAGCCCTCAATGAATTACATGATTTTGAGAAAAAGCTGCAATTTAAAAGTTTATTAAAGAAAGCGCCAGAACTTTCCCCAGAAAATATTGAAGTTCAGGTAAAAAACAAAGCAATTGAGATTGCAGAAGAATTTCGGTACAAAAGCAGTAGTGTAATTAGTAATTTATTTGCTGATATTATTTCCTTAGTTGCTTTTGCGATGGTGATTGTTTTTAGTAAAAAAGATATTGTATTTCTCCAGTCTTTGTTAGATAAAGTAGTTTATGGTTTAAGTGATAGTGCTAAAGCTTTTATAATTATTTTGGTGACAGATGTATTTGTTGGTTTTCACTCTCCCCATGGTTGGGAAATTCTCTTAGAAGGGTTAGCGAACCATTTAGGTTTACCAGCAAGCAGAAACGCTATATTTCTATTCATTGCTACATTTCCAGTGATTTTAAACACTATTTTTAAATATTGGATTTTCCGTTATTTGAGTCGTTTGTCTCCTTCTGCGTTAGCGACGCTCAAGGAAATGGATGAGTAA
- a CDS encoding DUF29 domain-containing protein — protein sequence MNDQLYEQDFNLWRETVITQIKEKHFHDIDWEHLLLELDDMGKSEKRSFLSNLTILIAHLLKLIVQSDAPEMMKGSWYSSITEHRFRIKKDLQENPSFKNYLKEVIDVAYADARKLAIKEGKNAKLGVRKPDESEYPLDLPFSLEQLLDDDFYGDMNGDK from the coding sequence ATGAATGATCAACTATATGAACAAGATTTTAACCTATGGCGAGAAACCGTCATTACACAAATCAAAGAAAAACATTTTCATGATATTGATTGGGAACATTTACTATTAGAACTCGATGATATGGGTAAATCGGAAAAACGGTCTTTCTTGAGTAATTTAACAATTTTAATTGCTCATTTACTCAAGTTAATTGTTCAATCTGATGCACCCGAAATGATGAAAGGTAGTTGGTACAGTTCTATTACTGAACATCGGTTTAGAATTAAAAAAGATTTACAAGAAAATCCTTCATTCAAAAACTATTTAAAGGAAGTGATTGATGTTGCTTATGCTGATGCTAGAAAACTGGCAATTAAAGAAGGTAAAAATGCTAAGTTAGGTGTGAGAAAACCAGATGAATCTGAATATCCTCTGGATTTACCTTTTAGTTTAGAACAATTATTAGATGATGATTTTTATGGAGATATGAATGGGGATAAATGA
- a CDS encoding VOC family protein, whose translation MTITLNHTIVPAKNKEAAARFFAEIFGLKVDEPISHFAAVHLNHQLTLDFADRENFESHHYAFHVNDEEFDQIFARVKQAGLEYSSDPMHQNKGQINHSNGGRGFYFYDIDGHNLELLTRV comes from the coding sequence ATGACAATTACCCTTAATCACACTATAGTACCTGCAAAAAATAAAGAAGCAGCAGCACGTTTCTTTGCTGAAATTTTTGGACTAAAAGTTGATGAACCAATTAGTCATTTTGCTGCTGTTCATCTTAATCATCAGCTAACTTTAGATTTTGCTGATAGAGAAAACTTTGAATCCCATCATTATGCTTTTCATGTTAATGATGAGGAATTTGATCAAATCTTTGCACGGGTTAAACAAGCGGGTTTAGAATACAGTAGCGACCCTATGCACCAAAATAAAGGTCAAATTAACCATAGCAATGGAGGTCGTGGCTTTTATTTTTATGACATTGATGGTCATAATTTGGAATTATTAACCCGTGTCTAG
- the rnhA gene encoding ribonuclease HI, with protein MPTQSIIQSIYTDGACTGNPGPGGWGLVVYFSDGSVHEMGDSSRYTTNNKMEMQAAIAALEFFANSGQTQPITLYTDSEYLINCVTKWIHGWKKKGWKKSDGNPVQNQDLLEILDQLNNQLIKWQHVRGHSGNIGNERCDVIARSFANGQIPSLQQLTSPVNTDRTSTKINEVNVTKVSDSAINSTKVNENNAESSTFSSDITTMELSTVSETTTNEEKPHETRILQLRNLVETLQIADEIADKGYLITSSELADLMDIHASAVTSRGDQWRWRNWIVSRVRREGNQILWELERGDQVEAENE; from the coding sequence ATGCCTACCCAATCTATAATTCAAAGCATATATACTGATGGTGCTTGTACTGGCAACCCTGGCCCTGGTGGTTGGGGTTTGGTTGTTTATTTTAGTGATGGTTCTGTACATGAAATGGGTGACTCTTCACGATACACCACAAATAATAAAATGGAAATGCAAGCGGCGATCGCAGCATTAGAATTCTTTGCTAACTCTGGACAAACTCAACCTATCACCCTCTACACTGATAGCGAATATTTAATTAACTGTGTCACCAAATGGATACATGGTTGGAAAAAGAAAGGCTGGAAAAAATCAGATGGTAATCCGGTTCAAAACCAAGACCTGCTGGAAATTCTTGATCAACTAAACAACCAATTGATTAAATGGCAACACGTGCGCGGTCATTCTGGTAACATAGGTAACGAACGTTGTGATGTAATTGCTCGCTCTTTTGCTAATGGACAAATTCCATCTCTTCAGCAGCTAACATCCCCTGTGAATACTGACCGAACATCAACTAAAATCAATGAAGTAAATGTAACAAAAGTATCTGATTCTGCAATAAACTCTACAAAAGTTAATGAAAACAATGCCGAAAGTAGCACTTTTTCATCAGACATAACCACTATGGAATTATCTACAGTGTCAGAAACTACGACAAATGAAGAAAAACCTCACGAAACGAGGATTTTACAACTACGTAACTTAGTAGAAACCTTGCAAATTGCAGACGAAATTGCAGACAAGGGTTATTTGATCACCAGTTCCGAACTAGCAGACTTGATGGATATTCACGCCAGTGCTGTCACCAGTCGCGGTGATCAGTGGCGTTGGCGCAATTGGATAGTTTCACGGGTAAGACGTGAAGGAAATCAAATTCTCTGGGAATTAGAAAGAGGTGATCAAGTAGAAGCTGAAAATGAATAG
- a CDS encoding SH3 domain-containing protein: MFLLFGGVNAVILSAKAEEVCKVTDPTDTPLNVRETPNGKIINQLKNGKEVYILEIAHDNKGISWAKISGYHNGKYRVWGWVFREFISCYNR; this comes from the coding sequence TTGTTTCTTTTGTTTGGTGGTGTTAATGCTGTAATTTTATCTGCAAAAGCTGAGGAAGTTTGTAAAGTTACTGATCCTACAGATACTCCTTTGAATGTAAGAGAAACCCCCAATGGTAAAATTATAAATCAATTAAAAAATGGCAAAGAAGTTTACATTCTGGAAATTGCCCATGATAATAAAGGAATAAGTTGGGCGAAAATTTCTGGTTATCACAATGGTAAATACAGGGTTTGGGGTTGGGTATTTAGAGAGTTTATCAGTTGCTACAATCGCTAA
- the rplU gene encoding 50S ribosomal protein L21 produces MTYAIIETGGKQIKVEAGRFYDIELLHNEPDDKITIDSVLLVQHEGTVSIGQPRVAGATVEGTIMRHFRARKVLVYKMKPKKKTRKKRGHRQEITRFLINSINLNGEVLAYQEAPISPESPNFVDSTVETEATAQ; encoded by the coding sequence ATGACTTACGCAATTATTGAAACTGGTGGTAAACAAATAAAGGTAGAAGCCGGTCGGTTTTACGACATTGAACTTCTGCACAACGAGCCAGATGACAAAATAACGATAGATTCAGTATTACTGGTACAACACGAAGGTACTGTCTCCATTGGACAGCCACGGGTAGCAGGTGCGACGGTAGAAGGGACTATCATGCGACACTTTAGAGCGCGTAAAGTCCTGGTTTACAAGATGAAACCCAAGAAGAAAACCCGCAAAAAACGCGGACATCGCCAGGAAATTACCAGATTTTTGATTAACTCAATTAATCTTAATGGTGAAGTTTTGGCATATCAAGAAGCGCCAATTAGTCCAGAATCTCCTAATTTTGTAGATAGCACTGTTGAAACAGAAGCTACTGCTCAATAA
- a CDS encoding cyclase family protein yields the protein MPQWPGDPTVKFTTVAQIPDHGYYLRGFSIGEHSATHINAPSSFHGNGISIDEYSAPSLVVPAVVIDICKQATENPDYLLTIADILIWEAEIGEIAPDSTVLLYTGWQHKWLDKNAFLNQDEKGNMHFPGFSKDATQFLITERQISGVGIDTHGVDSGQETNFTTNSLVLAKPRIVLENLTNLNQLPPQGTTLVIGILRLRGGSGSPAAVMAFFS from the coding sequence ATACCCCAATGGCCTGGTGATCCAACAGTTAAATTTACTACCGTTGCCCAAATCCCAGATCATGGTTATTACTTACGGGGGTTTTCCATCGGTGAACATAGTGCTACTCATATCAACGCCCCTAGTAGTTTTCACGGTAACGGAATTAGTATTGACGAATATTCTGCACCATCTCTCGTAGTACCTGCGGTAGTTATAGATATCTGCAAACAAGCTACAGAGAACCCAGATTATCTGTTAACTATCGCTGATATTCTAATTTGGGAAGCAGAAATTGGAGAAATTGCTCCAGATTCTACAGTTTTACTTTATACAGGCTGGCAACATAAATGGCTAGATAAAAACGCATTTTTAAACCAGGATGAAAAGGGAAATATGCACTTTCCAGGGTTTAGCAAAGACGCAACCCAGTTTTTAATTACAGAACGGCAAATTTCAGGAGTAGGAATTGATACTCACGGTGTAGATTCAGGACAGGAAACAAATTTTACTACCAATAGTTTAGTATTAGCAAAACCACGGATTGTCCTAGAAAACCTCACCAACTTAAATCAACTTCCACCCCAAGGTACTACCCTAGTAATTGGTATTCTCAGACTCCGTGGTGGTTCTGGTTCTCCTGCTGCGGTAATGGCTTTTTTTAGTTAG
- the cruG gene encoding 2'-O-glycosyltransferase CruG → MIIESTISLLLLLIQVPATALLLSRLLKGPRRHPPLKPQQPTPDILGSVSVVVPTLNEALRISPLLAGLSRQSYEVREVIVVDSRSQDGTPELVKAVQEKDPRFRVMTDDPLPPGWVGRPWALHNGFLFSSPDSEWFLGMDADIQPDPGLVASLVKTAQAEGYDLVSLSPQFILQYPGECWLQPALLMTLLYRFDPAGVYTEQPERVMANGQCFLCRRSVLAAVDGYSSAQSSFCDDVTLARNIAAAGFKVGFFDGAKVFKVRMYEGAMETWKEWGRSLDLKDAAESAQIWGDLWLLSAVQGLPLIVVLAYLPISPSPYLPISLVLAVNVFLVIIRFALLLAIAPSYDRKNAQGGWLFWLSPLADPLAVLRIFLSAFRTPKEWRGRKY, encoded by the coding sequence TTGATTATCGAAAGCACTATTTCCCTATTATTACTACTAATCCAAGTACCAGCAACTGCGCTTTTACTATCACGGCTACTCAAAGGCCCAAGGCGACATCCACCTCTTAAACCACAACAACCTACACCAGATATTTTAGGTAGTGTGAGTGTCGTTGTTCCCACCTTAAACGAAGCTTTACGTATTAGTCCCCTGTTAGCTGGGTTAAGTCGCCAAAGCTACGAAGTTAGAGAAGTAATTGTTGTTGATAGCAGATCCCAAGATGGGACACCCGAACTGGTAAAAGCTGTCCAGGAAAAAGACCCCCGGTTTCGGGTGATGACAGATGATCCTTTACCTCCTGGTTGGGTAGGCCGTCCCTGGGCTTTACACAACGGCTTTTTATTTAGTTCCCCAGATAGTGAGTGGTTTTTGGGGATGGATGCAGATATTCAACCTGATCCTGGTTTGGTAGCTAGTTTGGTAAAAACTGCCCAAGCTGAGGGTTATGATTTGGTTTCCCTTTCTCCTCAGTTTATTCTCCAGTATCCAGGTGAGTGTTGGTTACAACCGGCTTTATTAATGACTTTGTTGTATAGGTTTGATCCTGCTGGTGTTTACACTGAACAACCAGAAAGGGTAATGGCTAATGGACAGTGTTTTTTATGTCGGCGCTCGGTTTTAGCTGCTGTTGATGGTTATAGCAGCGCTCAGAGTTCTTTTTGTGATGATGTCACCCTCGCGCGAAATATTGCCGCTGCTGGGTTTAAAGTGGGATTTTTTGATGGGGCTAAGGTTTTCAAAGTGCGGATGTATGAGGGTGCAATGGAAACCTGGAAGGAGTGGGGACGCAGTTTAGATTTAAAAGATGCTGCTGAAAGCGCCCAAATTTGGGGTGATTTATGGTTATTGTCAGCAGTACAAGGTTTACCTCTGATAGTTGTTTTAGCTTACCTCCCTATCTCCCCATCTCCCTATCTCCCCATCTCTTTGGTATTGGCAGTGAATGTATTTTTAGTAATAATTCGCTTTGCTTTGTTGTTAGCGATCGCCCCCTCTTACGACCGTAAAAATGCTCAAGGTGGTTGGTTATTCTGGCTTTCTCCCTTAGCCGATCCTTTGGCAGTTTTAAGAATCTTTTTATCTGCTTTCCGCACACCCAAAGAATGGCGAGGAAGAAAGTATTAA